The proteins below come from a single Malus sylvestris chromosome 3, drMalSylv7.2, whole genome shotgun sequence genomic window:
- the LOC126615168 gene encoding casein kinase 1-like protein HD16, whose amino-acid sequence MPELRRGVRRGRARVASKPSDLPPRSRRTRATVAREAAAEAVVRPRTRLAVRKLKEEEKQEPDPEEDPVIVISVKDSDSEGSKEEEEVEEDKKAVMADDSGGLSANKAAGQEEEGSTAPFPEKVQVGGSPLYKVERKLGKGGFGQVFVGRRVTGGVDRLSGAGAIEVALKFEHRNSKGCTYGPPYEWQVYNTLGGSHGVPKVHYKGKQGDYYVMVMDMLGPSLWDVWNSSGQAMSAEMVACIAVESLSILEKMHSRGYVHGDVKPENFLLGQPSTAQEKKLFLVDLGLATKWKDTSGGHVDYDQRPDMFRGTVRYASVHAHLGRTASRRDDLESLAYTLIFLHRGRLPWQGYQGDNKSFLVCKKKMATSPEMLCCFCPPPLRQFLEVVVNMKFDEEPNYSKLISLFEGLIGSNPAVRPIKTDGAQKIISQVGQKRGRLNIEEDDDGQPRKKVRLGVPATQWISIYNARMPMKQRYHYNVADARLAQHVERGIADGLLISCVSSCSNLWALIMDAGTGFTNQVYELSPFFLHKEWIMEQWEKNYYISSIAGANNGSSLVVMSKGTQYTQQSYKVSDSFPFKWINKKWREGFHVTSMATAGSRWGVVMSRNAGFSDQVVELDFLYPSEGIHRRWDNGFRITSTAATWDQAALILSVPKRKPGDETQETLRTSQFPSTHVKEKWAKNLYLACLCYGRTVS is encoded by the exons ATGCCGGAGCTTCGCAGAGGAGTACGCCGAGGCCGCGCTAGGGTAGCAAGCAAGCCCTCCGACCTACCGCCGCGGTCGCGGAGGACCCGTGCCACCGTCGCCCGAGAAGCCGCCGCCGAGGCCGTGGTGAGGCCCAGGACGAGGTTGGCTGTGAGGAAATTGAAAGAAGAGGAGAAGCAGGAGCCGGATCCGGAGGAAGACCCTGTGATTGTGATATCCGTGAAAGACTCCGATTCGGAGGGCagtaaggaagaagaagaagtcgagGAAGATAAGAAAGCTGTGATGGCTGACGATAGTGGTGGCCTGAGTGCTAATAAGGCTGCTGGGCAAGAAGAAGAGGGCAGTACTGCCCCTTTCCCCGAAAAG GTTCAAGTAGGAGGGTCACCACTCTATAAGGTAGAGAGGAAGCTGGGGAAAGGTGGCTTTGGTCAAGTGTTTGTTGGCCGTCGTGTTACGGGTGGAGTTGATCGTCTAAGTGGTGCTGGTGCTATTGAG GTAGCACTTAAATTCGAGCACAGAAATAGCAAAGGATGTACTTATGGTCCTCCATATGAGTGGCAAGTTTACAA TACCCTTGGTGGTAGTCATGGAGTGCCAAAAGTACATTATAAAGGAAAGCAAGGAGACTATTATGTTATG GTTATGGACATGCTAGGGCCTAGTTTATGGGATGTATGGAATTCTTCAGGGCAAGC GATGTCTGCAGAAATGGTAGCTTGTATAGCTGTCGAGTCTTTATcaattctagagaagatgcacTCAAGAGG CTATGTGCATGGAGATGTAAAGCCCGAAAATTTTTTACTTGGTCAGCCATCTACAGCTCAAGAGAAGAAGTTGTTTCTTGTTGACCTTGGACTAG CGACAAAGTGGAAAGACACTAGTGGGGGGCATGTTGATTATGATCAACGTCCTGATATGTTTAG GGGAACTGTGCGATATGCTAGTGTTCATGCTCATCTGGGAAGAACTGCTAGCAGAAGAGATGATCTTGAATCTCTTGCTTATACACTTATTTTTCTCCACCGAGGCAGGTTACCATGGCAAGGCTATCAG GGTGATAACAAATCTTTCCTAGTTTGCAAAAAAAAGATGGCAACATCTCCTGAAATGCTGTGCTGCTTCTGCCCCCCACCTCTAAGACAATTTCTTGAGGTCGTGGTGAACATGAAATTTGATGAAGAGCCTAACTATTCGAAGTTAATCTCGTTGTTTGAGGGTTTGATAGGATCAAATCCTGCTGTAAGGCCAATCAAAACTGATGGTGCTCAAAAG ATTATCAGTCAGGTTGGCCAGAAACGGGGTAGATTGAATATTGAGGAAGATGATGATGGGCAGCCTAGGAAGAAGGTTCGGCTAGGAGTACCTGCCACCCAATGGATTTCAATTTACAATGCTAGGATGCCGATGAAACAGAG GTATCATTACAATGTCGCTGATGCGAGGTTGGCACAACATGTGGAGAGAGGGATTGCAGATGGTCTGCTTATAAGTTGTGTGTCATCTTGTTCTAATCTCTGGGCACTTATTATGGACGCTGGAACCGGTTTTACAAACCAAGTTTATGAACTCTCCCCCTTCTTCTTGCACAAG GAATGGATCATGGAACAATGGGAGAAGAATTATTACATTAGTTCTATTGCCGGTGCTAACAATGGAAGTTCCCTTGTAGTGATGTCCAAAG GTACCCAGTATACGCAACAGTCTTACAAAGTCAGTGATTCTTTCCCCTTCAAGTGGATAAATAAGAAGTGGAGAGAAGGATTTCATGTGACCTCAATGGCAACTGCTGGGAGCCGGTGGGGTGTTGTTATGTCTCGCAATGCGGGCTTCAGTGATCAG GTTGTGGAGCTTGATTTTCTCTATCCGAGTGAAGGCATCCACAGACGTTGGGACAATGGTTTCCGCATAACATCGACAGCAGCAACTTGGGATCAAGCAGCTCTTATCTTGAGTGTTCCAAAGCGCAAACCTGGTGACGAAACTCAGGAGACGCTGCGCACGTCTCAATTCCCAAGCACACATGTGAAG GAAAAATGGGCGAAGAATCTGTATCTCGCTTGTTTGTGTTACGGGCGCACTGTATCTTGA
- the LOC126615170 gene encoding protein PHOTOSYSTEM I ASSEMBLY 2, chloroplastic-like, which translates to MMASSSSSHLSAIPLRLSKSSHPSHFNSKSVGFHARANLENESSSPGDAENSSKHSKEPQVSISRRLCLTCLCSTAALISNSATTSAPKALALDGNDRPGCRNCGGSGAVLCDMCGGTGKWKALNRKRAKDVYEFTECPNCYGRGKLVCPVCLGTGVPNNKGLLRRPDARQLLDKMYNGRLLPNS; encoded by the exons AtgatggcttcttcttcttcctctcatctCTCAGCCATCCCCCTACGCCTCTCCAAATCCTCCCATCCATCCCACT TCAATTCGAAGTCAGTTGGGTTTCATGCAAGAGCGAATCTTGAGAATGAGAGCAGCAGTCCAGGGGACGCAGAAAACTCATCTAAACATTCAAAG GAACCTCAAGTTTCAATCTCTCGGCGATTGTGTCTCACATGTCTATGTTCAACCGCTGCTTTGATAAGCAATTCTGCAACCACTTCTGCTCCAAAGGCACTTGCACTGGATGGAAACGACAGACCTGGTTGCCGGAATTGTGGGGGAAGTGGCGCTGTGCTTT GTGATATGTGTGGTGGTACAGGAAAATGGAAAGCTCTCAACAGAAAACGGGCTAAAGACGTGTACGAGTTCACGGAATGTCCAAACTGTTACG GACGGGGGAAACTCGTATGTCCGGTGTGTTTAGGGACTGGTGTACCGAACAACAAAGGTCTTCTCCGCAGGCCTGATGCCCGGCAGTTGCTCGATAAGATGTACAATGGCCGGCTTTTGCCAAATTCATAA
- the LOC126615169 gene encoding metal tolerance protein 4-like: protein MEEKSETSGVKTPLFTPLLGSGGRSRRLSRRNSYNSLRKDFISRLPDKVRAGVDPESPDGIDFSRTSALNRGEKEYYEAQFETLKSFEEVDAVVAADSIDDEDLEEQAQHERAMKISNYANIILLGLKIYATVKSGSIAIAASTLDSLLDLMAGGILWFTHLAMKNVNIYKYPIGKLRVQPVGIIVFAAIMATLGFQVFIQALEQLITGNATEKMSAEQLAWLYAIMIFATVVKLALWLYCRTSGNKIVRAYAKDHYFDVVTNVVGLVAAVLADKFLWWIDPAGAIILAVYTITNWSGTVLENAVSLVGQSAPPEFLQKLTYLTIRHPQVKRIDTVRAYTFGVLYFVEVDIELPEELPLKEAHVIGETLQIKLEKLPEVERAFVHLDFECDHKPEHSVLVKLPNSQP from the exons atggaggaaaaatcGGAAACGAGCGGTGTAAAAACGCCGCTTTTCACACCGCTGTTGGGGAGCGGTGGACGCAGTCGCCGACTGAGTCGAAGAAACTCGTACAACTCACTCAGAAAGGACTTCATTTCGAGGCTCCCTGACAAGGTCCGTGCCGGTGTTGACCCCGAGTCTCCTGACGGCATTGACTTCTCTCGTACTTCCGCCTTGAACCGag GAGAGAAGGAGTACTATGAAGCCCAATTTGAAACACTTAAATCCTTTGAGGAGGTTGACGCTGTGGTGGCAGCCGACAGCATCGATGATGAGGATCTCGAAGAACAAGCACAACATGAAAGAGCAATGAAGATTTCCAACTATGCCAATATTATTCTCTTGGGACTTAAG ATCTATGCTACTGTAAAGAGTGGATCGATAGCCATTGCTGCATCGACGCTAGATTCTTTGCTCGATCTCATGGCTGGTGGAATACTTTGGTTCACTCACCTTGCAATGAAGAACGTCAATATCTATAAATACCCTATCGGAAAATTGAGGGTGCAGCCTGTTGGCATAATCGTCTTTGCTGCTATCATGGCTACCCTCG GGTTTCAGGTATTCATCCAGGCTTTAGAACAACTAATAACCGGTAATGCCACTGAAAAGATGTCCGCAGAGCAATTGGCGTGGTTGTACGCTATCATGATATTTGCCACCGTGGTAAAGCTTGCACTCTGGTTATACTGCAGGACCTCAGGGAACAAGATTGTCCGTGCCTACGCCAAG GATCACTATTTTGATGTGGTAACAAACGTGGTAGGATTAGTGGCTGCTGTTCTTGCtgataagtttttgtggtggatTGATCCTGCTGGTGCTATTATCCTTGCTGTATACACGATTACAAATTGGTCCGGAACTGTTCTAGAAAATGCAG TTTCCCTCGTGGGACAATCAGCGCCTCCGGAATTCCTACAAAAACTGACATACCTTACCATAAGGCACCCTCAAGTGAAGCGTATTGACACAGTTCGTGCTTACACATTTGGTGTTCTTTATTTTGTAGAG GTTGACATTGAACTCCCGGAGGAGTTGCCCTTGAAAGAGGCACATGTCATTGGAGAGACCCTCCAGATAAAGCTCGAGAAACTTCCTGAAGTTGAGCGAGCATTTGTTCACCTTGACTTCGAATGTGATCACAAACCGGAGCATTCTGTACTTGTCAAGCTTCCGAACAGTCAGCCCTGA